The genomic stretch GATTCAAACAGGAGGGACGCAAGATAAGTCTTGTGCTTTTGATAAAGATAAAGCCACTAGGCATGCTGAGGATGTGATTGGGAACCTTGCTGAAGAGGGCGTTGTTGGTTCAGGATATAAAGCAGGTTTGACAATAATAAAttcttgttcgtcagtctgtgtgttgtgtcgtcttttgacttgttcaccggcacgggggttttatcgcttttaaagaaaagaagaaagcgtacgtgaaaaggagagagaaagagagagagagagaaagacacTATTGCTTTGCATGTGTCTTGTGTGTAGTAGTGGGTCGTTAGTGGGATTCATTGGAACCCAGAATAAATCTTTCGTGAACTTCGCAACTATAGTGCTTAGCTTTCGTAAGGGATAGAGTACATCGGTCCGACGCAGCAAGAATCGTGAATTTTGAATTCTTCACAAAGACAACGACAATACCAGCTGGAATTCAAGAACGCGTGCAAAATGTGTACAGCGAGTCCGCACGGTCGTATGCTGAAGTCAAGAGATGAGCAGTGCGTTGCTTACACCTGGTAGGGTGTCGTTGGAAGATGATGAACGGGAACGTCGTTCAGTAGAATTCATTATTGAAGGAACCTACAGCGAAGTGGAAGACACGGTTATGTATCTCGGGTCTTCATTACCGCATGAGGCGACGTCACCCACCTTAGTGCAGAAATCAGTGCAACATCATACTGTGCGGCGTGACGTACTTCCTAGGGGTCTGCCGGCGAACGCTGCTCTAGTCTTCGAGTCCACGAACTTTTTTACTCTAGCGGTATAATCACACCGCAAAAAGAGATAACGAAAGACAAAGCCAGATATTCGGCGGACGGGTATCAGCATATTAAGCAGCATGTCAGAAACGTGGACTCGCGCTTCTATAAAACTTTGGGCAGAAACAtcgctttcctttttttacCTCGCCGCTTTCCAACGTACAGTGGACCACTTGGACAAGATGACCGGTTTCACTACATATGACGCTGGCTGGCTAGTTGCGTTCCACGGATTTTTCTCACAAAAAAAGAAGGCCTATGTGGATGCAGGCcaaagagagaggaaaagaaGGAGACGATGATATGGTGATTTTCTCTCGCGTTTTGCACGCGCCCCGTGTCCTTGTGCGTTCTATcatgaagcagcagcagcagaaccGGCGTCCTTCGCCCAAAGAAGCACATCCCGTCATGGAGGGAAGAACCATACAACCGGAACCAGAGCAGTCAGTACCTGTTCGGACGAAGTCGCCAGTCCGGCCTACACCAGCAGGCAGCGTGCTACAAGTGAGGGACAGGCGAAAGATCCGCGAGAGCAGAGTACTTGCAGTCATCACGACCGTTATCGTTCTGGTCGTGATCGGCCTGGTGGTTTCTTGGGCCTACACCGCTGCGAGGATCTCTCGGCATCGACAGAAAAATGTCACTCTATTCTGCTGCCAAGAAGTCATTCAAGCCCTCTACCAGGTTGTGAACCTGAGCAAGGATCCGTGCACCAACTTTTATGAGCACACCTGCCATAGGTTCAGTCAAGCTACTGGAACGGTAAGTCGGTTTACTAGCCTCGGGTATCTGGTAGGAAGTGTATCATCAAAGTAATAAATATCCCTAGCATTTAGACTGTTTTGAAGAGCTGAGGGCAGCAGAATGTGTTGTTCTTATTGCTCGAAGTAGGTAGTTAGGTCCATCAACAAAGCTTTGTTCGGTGGCTAGTATAGTAATGCACAAGATGGCAATACTCTAGGGCAACGAAACAAGAGGACCTGTGACTACGAAATGTCGGGAAGAGAGGCAAATTATATTTTGAGAAATAGTAAACCGAAAAGGAGAGAGGCCGGTGCTACGTGTGTACGGATAACGCTCTTTAGCAGATTCGTAATTTGTACATCAACATTGCGTTTCTACTTGCCCATTTAACGTAATAAAAACATGATTCAGCAGATATTTAAAATACCACCAAGTCTGAGCTTTGTTTCAAAGTCTCTGTACTTCATACGGTAGACCAAACATACTATATGAGACGATTTCCTTAACAGTGTATTCACACAAGCGGCATCCTCGCgaaagattctagtggaaggaaaagcgaAAACGCCGCACACAGAGAAGAacttccgtcccgtgttatgttgagcattcactctgtgcggaatatcgggagtggcgtactgcgcacttagcagacgacaccgtcaacgcctttcctgtcgtctgctacggaatatgttGTGGCTGTCTCgaaggatattccccacggctAGCTGTGTACGTGAACACTTGGCGTTGAGCGTTCGCGCAATaccacctagacagagaaagattgggcattgcctcctctccctctttcaattcagaattcgtctgctactgcgactcaccgttctgcgaactcaagaacccgcaaatgattgcggCTCACATGAAAATTGAAGAccaaatatttagacaaaaagtgcaagacgttttccagaaaatcagtttcgAGAAAGATTGGGACCGTGCGCTATTTCCCAGTTTTCCCATTTACTACctggggacgttcaatcacaactcgcggacgacggtggttcttttCCACGGCCACGACCGCTAAAAGCAAGTTGATGATTGGGTGctgccgttgaaaacacgatcctgattggctgactcttaattatTACGGCACATCCACGAGCGTgcatgctttctgtatctaggcgGTGTTTGCTCGCGCTGCGAatgctatgacgtttttcgcgtcttccgcttctgcagtgacatcgctcgtgtgaatacacggtaacggTAATGACAGAATGAAGCATGAAATATAATATTCTTTCAGGTTCGTAGGAAAGTTATGCGGGACGTGGTGGATTCAATCTTCCAAATGAGGGCTCCCATTGTGGCGGGAAGAGAGGTTCCACGTTCAAAGACAGCACGGTTGCTTGGCGAGTTGTACGGGGGTTGCCTCCGTGTTGCCCAAATTGACTTGCCGACCATCGTCAAAGTTTCCGTTCAAAGGGTACTCTCGGTACGTGGCCATATTGAACTATCCTGTGCACTGTAATAACATATTACCAATCGCCCCTGCTGTAGAGGTTACATAGGAATTGGTAACGAGCTTAGAAGAAACTCTCTGGTGGCCAGAGGTTACGGGCAGCGTCACGATCATTCGCAAGAGTTACACGATCACAATGCGCTCGATGTAACCCGTAAACAAATAGGTTGCCCGTTACTCGTAAATAGGTATAAACAGGTAACGCTTATGACGGTTTTATGTGTACTGTCAGCGGAGTATATTCTCGGATTTCTGCCCCAAACGAAGTAGTATTATTTCATAAATATCTGGGCACAAACATTACCGTGTACAGTGCAGAGAAAGAGGAGATTTGAGAATTTCAGAACCAGATCCCGGTTGTGATCCCGCGACGTTGTGAAATGCCTTGTCAATGTCCGGTTACGCTAGTTCTATCTTCACGCACGATGCGCATTTCATTGCGTGAAACGGTGCGTAGCACGCACGGCATAAGCTTTCACGCCCAGGAGAGATTGTCACTCCGTGGGATAGCGCCCCCGAATTTCATGCAGCGCGAAGTTGGGGAATGCACGAGGGACTACAGACAACCACGTTCCCGTTTGCTTGCCACATTGACGCTCCCTTGCCAGCACTGGTTCCTCGCCTTTGCCCGCGCCTCATGTATTTACGCGACCATGTGGTTTGCTCTGCCCGAATACTGGTATGCAGCCTCTTTCACGCTGCGTTTTACGCACCGCGTTGGATATAGGAAGGGCATCTCTCCAAGTTTCATTGACTTCGAGATTATGCCGCGAAGCACGCGATTGTCCCAAGTAAAGACACTGGGGCATCTCATTTCCGATTCTGTTTGCTTGAAGCTACTTCAGGTGCGAGCGGTACCTACTCAAGCCGAGCTGCTCGAACGGACGCTATATTCAAGTTCCGAATTGTACCTCACCTTCTTCCTCGATGTTTACTACGCCACCCACAGCGAACCTGGTGTCACCATCATGAACATCAAAATCAGCGACATCTATTACGCAGACAATTTGTTGCCAAGAAACGCCCTTGAAATCGCTCTGGCAACGATTGATCGCTGGGTGGGCATACGTGTGCCACTTGATGGACTCTTGGATTTCATGAGGGAAATACAGCGACGGCCACACAGCAAAACATCAAAGTCAGTGTATTCGTTAAGTCGAAACGTAGAAACAAGGCATAACGCATAACGTgactataataataatagttattattattaaatattGATGAAAAACAACGAAATATGGATAATCTTGACACAAGAGCACTGTCTTGCACGGTTTCGAGAGAACCGGCCAGGTCATTGACGACGGTGCCAGGACACCCGGATCCACACTCTAGATCCGCGTCTGGCTTTAATTATGCTTTGGTTCTGAAATTAGGAATGGTGCAGAATAAATGAATCTTGTTCTGTTCTAGGAGGCAGGACCAGTCAATGGCCAGTCGTCCACCAACGGAACCTCCAGAGTCCAAAATCACGTTCTCGCAACTGCTCGCCTTGCAGCCGAGCGTTCTTCGGGAATCTTGGGAATATGCGTTCTCCAAACTTTCGTACTCTCAAAATTCAACCATCGAGGTCACTTCTCCCAAAACTGTCTTCTACATTCTCGGTACGTTCCTGAACGAGACCAAGCGACCAGAAGGCTTTGCGCTACTCTCATCACTAGGAGCGGCCTACTTACACCCAGGCTTCTGGGACTCTGAGCATGTCAGCGGAACAGGAGCAGCTCAAACTTGCGACAATATCATCAATACCTACATGCCTTTGTGGAATGACGCATTGAGCTTTATTTTGACTAGTAGTGAAACAGACGACAAAGTACGCTCGATCTTCAACAGCGCCATCGACGCCGTTACCCAAGTGGCAATTAGTATTTACGAATCACAGGCGCACTCGCGAGTGCGCGGCATCATCAACAGCACAAAGTTGATCTTACCCTCAAACCGGAACGCACGCGGAATCAATATATCGTCTAAGACGTTCACAAACATCAAAGACTTATTTCAAGAAATGAACGATGCTAAAATCGTCAGGTTTTATGCATATAACACCATCAATGTGCTGAAACTGTGGAATGAATACGACAGGGCTCAGGCTCTCAACGGCATCAAACCCGACATTGGTACGAAGAGAAACGTTTCTGAAATGGCGATTCGGCGGATCGGCGATTACATTCACGTCCCACCGGCGGTGTACACCTTGTTACACTTCAAcgatactgtgcataggttGGTCAACATGGCTGTACTCGGCGTTCAAATCGCCGACTCACTGTGGGACAAGATAATCGCGGGCACGATGAACGATTCGAAGACATCTCTTATAGTGAGCTGTCGGAACCAGAGAAACGTTACGCGAATGACAGATATGTCAAACATCAAGTTCCCTTTGCTGAGCATATGGACTTCGGCTCTAATTTCAATGGACGACACGTGGACGACCATGATGGAGGGCTGGGGATTGTGGAGGATATCTCCCAGTCGAGTATTTTATATGCTCGTCTTCTATTACCACATGTGTGAGCGTGGAGCTGAGGCAGGACTTGGAGCGCAACTGGGCGGTCTCTTGAGCGCGCTTCCGGATTTCAATACCGCTTTCAACTGCACGGAACGAAATGTTGGTGGAAACTGTTCTGACGCTCTTCTGAAGAAAATAACGTATCGATATAGAGACGTGGAACTTTGAGAGTTTACAGGCGACTGTTAAAAGTAGATATGTTGTAGATATGCTATAACGGGCGCAGCAGCCTGAATAGAAAATATTCTCTTCAACGCCGTTTTTTGTCCTCTTGTGTCGAATTAGCCAGAAATCTGGAGCGGGTAACTAATTGATTAGTGCCTGCCAGAAAGGCCTACGCACTTCGTGACACcatccccccacccccaagatgaaaatcctgggaaaatTCCTAGTCAACGCCAGTGATCCCTCCCTCAATCCCTCCTCTATCTCTTTCCCGCACGTAGACACCACTACCGTTAGACGATTTTCAAGCAGATTCTGTCTGTGGCTACCACTGGCTCATTGCAGCTAGTTTCGACTATAGCTATGACCTCCGAAAGCAACGTCGTGGCTGGCACACTAATTCTCACGTCCCGTCGCTGAAGCGATTAAGCTTTGCCTCTACACTCTGTACCTTATAACGTGCCTTATATCGAGCTGTACCTGGTAAATATCAGGTAGTCAAGTGCTTTTCCGCAGTTGCTTTAAGAGGTACTGGGCGAGACAAAGGATCTCGCTTTGTATGTATGAGGTACAAGCATATGAGCTACCGTGTCTTGTACCGTATAAAGCAGTGCCTCTTGCGCAAAATTTTATTGTGCTTTCCGCTGCTTTCAGCACTTCTTGCGTTCAAGTAACGCCCCAAAGGGTTCCATGCAGTCAGGTATTGCATGTACATCGCACGGACTCTGAGATAAAGATTAGCTGTTCATTTACAACTATGATTGCTTCAGGGCAGATGATAAAACGTTTCCTGTCTATGTCGTCAGCTAATGAGCCTCAACCGTGGTGGTACGTTTTTTAAATTGTTTGCGTCTGTTTCAAGTGTATTACGAACACAGGCTAGACAGTGAGCAAGGAAAATGCCGTTCTGTATATGTTTGTTTATTGCTTATTGGGTATTTACATTTCGTGAAGGCGGCAGCTTTTCTTTTGGGCAACATGAAAACTAAAAGAAAGaggtctcagttgtctcgcgacgtaaacacccatttatatataaaagaaaatgtacgtTCCGGAACAGATAAGCTGTCGACGAACCGACAAGCCACGCCTTCCAGTGTTTTCATGAGGTCACGCGGGTcagtttcttattttttctttatcttgtCTCATATCTAGCAAATCGAACCTTTGATACCTACGGAAGAAACATGGTTTTGGGTTTTTGCAGTAGCTTCCAGAAGGggctcacctcactttagtgaggttaggtcagtTTGGGTTTCACAGATTTGTGATCAGGAAGCCGCCGTCTTCGCACGGTTAAGTTGACCGGTTAAGGGACATGGAAAGGCTGGGAAAGTGTACCTGCTCATGGTAAGTTGTTCTTTAACGTTCCGCTACAACTACGTGCATGCCGTCTCACAAAACGTGCATGTGTAGGGTGGGCATAGTGAACGGTAGCTTGCCAGAGTGCGTATGCGATTGCATTGAGGGTTCTAACAACCTAGACGCGTTCCACGTCAGTGTATTATTTCAGGCTTGTGTAGTGCTGAAGGTTATTGTCCCAGTTGTAGcgctgaaatatttttcgatATAGATACAGTGGCGCGTACACTTGCCTTAACCAGCAGAGTGCGTGTCATCGGGCGCAGGTAGACAACTGGAaaacgagattgggatgatccactatcccgTTGAAGGGCGTATCGACCCTCCCTTAAaggggatagtggatcatcccaacCTCGCTTCCAGCAGCCTACCAGCGCCCAATGACACATGCTCCGCTGGCTAAGACAAGTCTGCGTGCCAATGTACCTCCCGTCGGTATAACGAACACTGCTACCCCACGGCATGGCCACCTCCAATTGATTCTTTCGAATCCAGCTCTCCGAGTAAGGAATAAAATTATAATTCTATACTTGAGCGAAATCTGATCGCCTTGATACATTACTTTGCTGGAAAGTCAGGCACCAAGAGTAGCCAGTCGGCACAACACCCATGGGTCAGAATGACGCCTTCACTTAACGGCGTAGCGATGTAGTTTGTCATGTTAGTAGTGTAGTTTGTCAACACTAATTATTCATACGATTGAAATAAATCAAGCGAAGTGATCGGTTTTGCTGTGCTGTTACTGCTCAAGCCGACAGTACAGTTTTATCTCTAATATCTAAACTTCATTTGTTTTTCAGCTGATACTGGATTTCGACGTCAGATTCCGCAAAAGCTTTGATCAAGCAATGGTGGAGATGACCAACATCCTGGCGACTTTTTCAGCCATGAAGGAAAAGAATCGCCGACGTTCGTCGATGTGGGCGTATTCTTACGTCCAAAAAAATTCCATGTCTGACCTGATATCAACGGCATGTGGACTGCTTCCTTTGTTTGAGACAATTCTTTTGGAAGGCACAAACATGAACTAATTGCGGCGTTGCTCTCCTGACCGTCTCCGAAGAGGTAGTCACTCCGGGACCGAAACTCTTTTTGGGCAGGAGAGCCTTGTTTGGTGTAGTGACGGAGAGGCTGTGCAGCTGGCACCGTCGGGCATGCTTATGTGAGTTTGTGCTGCTCTGCTGCTTCACAGTTTACCACGTAAAAAAAACTTGACATACCCAGCTGCTTTGGCCAGTTGTTAGGCCTGCTGCAAATATATGTTGTGGGCGACAACGAATTCCTGAAGCCGTACAGAAAGCCACGGCTTTCGTAGCTGCTGAAATCGCTGAAGGTCAAATAAAGAGCGGTTCAGTATTCAGATAGCCTTTTGTCTTTGTCTCGCACGTGCTTGCAACACGTTGATCACGTTCGCGCATGTTACAGATGCACACTTCTGCGAGTGTGTATTACCACTACCGATAGCAAAGCATAAACGCACAATACGTGATGCGCGTCGTGCATTTTGCTGTGCGTGCGATACGTACGGATTATGTCACCACAAACATGTTCCTCTCCGTTGTGTGTGGACTGTATACTTCTTGGACAACTGTAccccttagacgggcgtacctatTGGACGGCAGTACCACTTACACGGCTGTACCTCTTATACGGGTGTACCTGCTAGACGGCCGTACCCTTTATACCGGGGTgcctgttagacggcagtaccttaaaagtgctgtaccttttaggcgctttcgtaccgcataaaataaagggtacgtttttgcaaaaatgtaccttatAAAAGGGTGTTTTAAGAGGTACAGACTTTAGAGTGTATGTGGTGTTGGCTCGGGGCTGGTGAGATATTGTTTGTTGCAGACCCCATGTCGAGTCcagtgactcttgaagtgaccGCTACCCAATACTGCAATACTACTACTGTCGACCTCTTAGCTGGACAAGGCGACGGAAGCGAGAGAATGGACGTTctgcttctgcgcatgctctgtgccCATGGCCGcaccgaagaaggttccctataTCATATTACCTGAGTACCAGTTTCCCCTCTgtagggtggggtggggtggggtagaagcgaatgccgcttagccgccatattgactcccaCGCTTATCATGCATGGATTCTATGCACCAGTTTCACTGGCTTTTTTACGTTCTAGGATACGTATGTAATGTAGTATGTCGCTAAGCCCTAGCAAGGTTGAGCTAAGACCCTAGTCGGCGTTGATTTGGCACGCAGCGATTGTGTTTCGCAGTAcggccgctaggatacgacgcgagtTTGAAAAAGAACGGTACGTTCAAAAGTCAGGCTAGAATCGTGATATGGCTTATCCACTCTGGGCGCCTTTTCCAGCCAGCCAGAAGCTCACGTGTTCGGTCACGGCATAAGCGACCGTGAGACAAATGTAAGGTGCAGTGTTCGTGAGCGACACTACATTCTAATGGAGTAAATTCGGTCAATTCAATGATACGTACTAAAATAGAGACTATAATAACACTATAATAGGGACTAAAATAGCGAGTACTTGATTGCAATTTGGGGGGGCTAAAATTtacttctgtttttagaataTGGCATACCACAACAGTTGCTCTCAAGAATTCACTGAAGAGTACGTATATATTTTGTGTAATGGACAATCTTTTGTGCTATTTCGTAGCTGCTTTAGTGGGCggctactaggaaaccgtatttttcccagttaggggactaattaacggATATTTTAGGCAAAAAAATAGACGATGCGAAGTTGCCGGtcaatcaaagagtgatattaaacgacAGGAGAAACGACTGTACTTCTTTAGGTTACAAAACAGTAAcgttttgtaacctgaagagtGCCATCTTGCATATGAAAGTATTGTTTagcatgtgtaaataaataagttgctcatATCATTTAGTATCACTTTTAGagatattttcatcaacttttaGTTATTGTCTTCAGGGAGGACATTCAAATTGCGATATGAAAGCCTGATATTCACATGATGTGCTCGAGGCACTGGTGAAGTAGCGCGCCCTAAGTATCTGAGGGCTGTCGTCTAAAGTAAACCGCAAGTGGTCGGCAAAAGCGCGTCAGCGACGTTGATATCTCCcccctcacttaacgtcacagaaaaacgtcatacgcgACGTAGGGAACGCTTATGGCGGTATGTTTTACGAccttatttttgtttttctgctttcttttcttccttcatgTGTTTGGAGTCGCTCGCCGTATCACTCCTCTCATTCTGCTAAGCACGGCTCTCATCCGGTAAGATAGGCGCTCATACGTAGCGGTGACGCACAAAGCTCcttgcaagaaaaaaagaaataaaatgagaaaACAAAGATACTGCTAAAATAAGATGAAACATACAGCGAAAAGGGTTTGCCTGAATTGCGCGTGGTGTCcttctgtgacgttaagtgagtgtggggatatcgacgtcactgtcgctcCCTTGCCGATTCTTTGCTGTTCACAGCAGACGGCGGAAGTAAAATACTTAGGTCCGGAGCGCGCgctgtgattacttttgtgcttcattaGTGGTTTGAGCGCATCACGTGAATACCGGGCTTTAATACCGCAATTGCATTGTGCTCCCTGAACCCAGCAAGCTTATGAACGCGCTTCCGGATTTCAATACCTCTTTCAACCGCACGGTGTTCCGTGTCGATGGGAACTGCTCTGATTTTATGAGGACCAGGATATATGTGGAACATTTATCATTTTATGTGGAAAAATTTATCTATAGGGGTGTAGCTATAGTGGATGTAATATACAGCGTGCAGCTTGAAGAGAAAAAAGTTGTCTAAGACGCGCATTTTTGTGCTCTTTTGTCCTATAACTGTCCCAAATCTGTCCTTAGCTTCGTCGGTTGCAGCTTCACTGACCGTGTGGGTAAttaacaacaactactactactttatttgatgatgatgattggggagggTCACATAACATTTGCTTTCTCTGAGTAGATTTATGCACATCACCAGCAGCAATAGGGTAGGGTATCTCCTCTAGCAATGAAGCTTCCTattcatcatcaaataaagttgaaTGTTTATTGAAGTATGGAATTAAAATGACTAAATACAAAGCTTAGGGATGAAATTATGGGTGTCATTAGCACAGGCTAGTATTGACTCCCACAGTTCATCCTCAATAACATTAATTCACAGTCAGATAGAAAGACACTGAGAAGCAGTGCAACGACATTAAAAATATTACCCACATACACTTACACTACAATTTTACAGCAAAATAATTAAGATGAAAGAATGGTTGAGCTGTTCATCACATAGCGACGTAAGCTGCGCACGAAATGCTT from Ornithodoros turicata isolate Travis chromosome 4, ASM3712646v1, whole genome shotgun sequence encodes the following:
- the LOC135392701 gene encoding uncharacterized protein LOC135392701, with the protein product MKQQQQNRRPSPKEAHPVMEGRTIQPEPEQSVPVRTKSPVRPTPAGSVLQVRDRRKIRESRVLAVITTVIVLVVIGLVVSWAYTAARISRHRQKNVTLFCCQEVIQALYQVVNLSKDPCTNFYEHTCHRFSQATGTVRRKVMRDVVDSIFQMRAPIVAGREVPRSKTARLLGELYGGCLRVAQIDLPTIVKVSVQRVLSLLQVRAVPTQAELLERTLYSSSELYLTFFLDVYYATHSEPGVTIMNIKISDIYYADNLLPRNALEIALATIDRWVGIRVPLDGLLDFMREIQRRPHSKTSKRQDQSMASRPPTEPPESKITFSQLLALQPSVLRESWEYAFSKLSYSQNSTIEVTSPKTVFYILGTFLNETKRPEGFALLSSLGAAYLHPGFWDSEHVSGTGAAQTCDNIINTYMPLWNDALSFILTSSETDDKVRSIFNSAIDAVTQVAISIYESQAHSRVRGIINSTKLILPSNRNARGINISSKTFTNIKDLFQEMNDAKIVRFYAYNTINVLKLWNEYDRAQALNGIKPDIGTKRNVSEMAIRRIGDYIHVPPAVYTLLHFNDTVHRLVNMAVLGVQIADSLWDKIIAGTMNDSKTSLIVSCRNQRNVTRMTDMSNIKFPLLSIWTSALISMDDTWTTMMEGWGLWRISPSRVFYMLVFYYHMCERGAEAGLGAQLGGLLSALPDFNTAFNCTERNVGGNCSDALLKKITYRYRDVEL